A region of the Clupea harengus chromosome 7, Ch_v2.0.2, whole genome shotgun sequence genome:
TTTACAGCAGTGTCATGTCAGAATGTTTACAGCAGTATCATGTCAGAATGTTAACAGCAGTGTCATGTCAGAATGTTAACAGCAGTGTCATGTCAGAATGTTAAGTGCTGCTCTATGGTGCATGGGTGTCTTTATAGGGGCGATTCCTCAACGACAGGTCGAACCTCAGCGACATTTTTTGTGACAACTGATGTGACATTGTAATAAATGATACAGCTTAGAGCTTCATCAAGacacatttataaaacataaaatataataCAGCTTAGAGCTTCGacacatttataaaacatcAAATATGATACAGATTAGAGCTTCATAAAGacacatttataaaacatcAAATATGATACAGCTTAGAGCTTCAAGacacatttataaaacataaaatatgaTACAGCTTAGAGCTTCATCAAGacacatttataaaacataaaatatgcTACACATTGCTTTTTGCTAGGTTAGTTTTCCAATGCAGGAGTCATCCTCTCTAATATGTGACTTAAGGCCTAGTTACCAAATAGGGAATAGAGATAGTCGTTCATGAGACTAAGGGTCTGTTCATTACATCTTTTGGGCTGTAGCCTTAAGAAAGTTATATGTACATGTCTCTGTGGTAATGAATGAAATCTGATGGACATAAAGGCTTTCAAAATAAGCATTCTACTATGCTTTGTTAGGTTTCTGGAGAATTAACCTTTTGTGTCAGTTCAACTCTTAAAATAGTTTACAATCATTTGCTTCAACGAGGCACCCACAAAGGTAGATTAATTCAAATCATTGTAATAATAAGCGGTCTCTTTATTTTAATTTCATATCAGATTTGTGCTTGATCAGTGCACGCTGTTCTGGGGGACAACACTGAGGGACGAGTTAAAAACGTATTTCTCAAACTTTTTTGCTAGCATCCTCGGTCAAATGTATTGTTCATATAACTCACCCATGGTTTTTCAATGCAtgttaaaaaaactaaactcaaatgTCTTCcatgttaatttttttttcttaagtagGGTGGACAATCAGAGCAGGACAGACCAATACAATGCTATGTTAGCATCAAATTACTTCAAGTGAGTATTGACCTTTATGTTAGTTCAGTAAGGAGTTACACCATCAGCGCACTTAGTGGAAGCAACGTCAAATGGACCAAATGTAAAAATTGTATTATACTAATTTGAACCAAACCATGTACATGTTGCAACCATGGTAATGGATATATAACTATTCCACTGAGATTGTGATTCCTGCAACATTTAATAATCATGTAATAGAAATAATGTCACTATTTTTGGTCAGATTATACAAAAACCTCTGGACACAGTTGCAACTCAGCAACCAGTTTAGGAGAGCGACAAAAACGCATCATCAGTATTCCAGATACTCATCTGCCTACGCACCTGTGTGAGGGCGGTGACTCTGTTTTCGTTAGGGAAGAGAGGTGGGTCGTCTCCGACTTGAAAGTCAAAGTAGACAGTCTTGTGAGTGAAGGTGGAGAATTCGTTGCTGAAACAAAACTTGAAGGTGCCGTTCTTTGCGGCTGTGAATGTGAAGCTGTCATACTGCTTTTTCATCTCCTTGTAAAGCACAGTTCCGTCAGGGTCCTCCAGGCGGCAGTCGACATCGTAATGTCCCCCAGTGACGACCTAAATATGACGTTCGTGTTTCAGTAAGCACATGAATGGACCAACAGTGAGACCATTTACTCGGTTACAAGAAAAAGCAGTTGCAAGTGTCTAACAAAGTTACTTGACTACAGTTTAAAATGCCACTCGTGCTTTTAAGTGCTCATCAAAAtgacctttatttatttatttagggcAGGAAATAAGCTATAAGAACTAGCTAACAGCTACTTAGCTGGTTTGAGAATGTGTAATATTCCTCCCAACCCCATGTTAAGCTTGAAAACCTAATTAATTAGTCTTACTTACCTGAAACTCCAAAGTACATTTGGTGCCAACGACGATGTCCTCATAGAAACACTGCTTTGCATTGTCGGGAAGCTCGAATGTGAGCTCCGAAGTAAGCACCCATCCACAAAGTAAATGAACACAGAGCACCTGTACCAACACCCTGATACGACGAGAATCGCCCATCATCTCAGCTGTTTCCAGCTAGTATTTAAGCCGTTCCCAGCGAGGATTACGATCTGGTTGAGGAACCTGAAATTCAAACAGATGGTGCGTCGAGGAGATAAATACGCCGAGCACCACGAATAACACCAATTTCGGAAACATTGTGAAATTTCACAGCACGAGCCATACAACAACCCAGCCGTCTATGCTATCCTAGCCTGCTCATCTAACATTAACTGGTGGGCCAGTAACGTTACAACCGATCAACGATTCTAAAAACTCCGTACATCCTAGTGGCAAACCTGCATATTTTAACCAAACATACTGCAACGTAAATTGAGTCTAGAATGTTATATGGCTCACAAATAACCCTTATTCAGTGTTCAGCGCAAAAATAGTACAATCCGGCGATTCAACTCACCTCAAATCCAGTGGCCCGGATAACGGAAGTAAATGTGCTTCCTGGCTACGTAGCACCACCACAAAGACATTGTGCTAGTCAGACATGCCACTACCCGATCTTCTGCTACCGGCGCACAGTTTATCATCTTGTGAGCTCCCGTTATCCCCCCGCAGTGTGTGTTACCTTATTAAAAGCTGTTTTGTGCGCTCAAAATAATATACATGCGGTGGGTTGCTCGCTCGCATAAGTCGAGTCTACAGTAGTGCAAAAGTTACGCGGTCTTATTTGTCTAGACACCGAGGCTGTAAAGTGACAAACTTAAGACTGACACATTCAAATCAACTACCAATCATATGTCGATTAAgcatagcaacaacaacaaaacggTCATATCAGATCAGCATCAAAGCGCCTTCAGCCCGGGAGCACAATAAATAACTgacctgttttttattttaatgttgaGGCTTTATAATACTCACTGTTTATACTCCTTAGTTGTCTTTTGATCATTTGGGAAGGCTGGACGTACTTCACcttgattggctgccactgacTTGGCTAGATTCAGTCATTCAACGCTTTAGAAGTGCCAAGAATAACTATTCAGTCAATAACACCTGTTCAATACCACAAATTCCAATGATTTTGCAACATTAACCAATAAACAGAAAAATCGAGTTCCAATGTAGTCCACTAGAGGGCGTGCGTAATCCACAAACATGCACCACTCATATCCATCTTCCCTCTGGGCATTCTGGGCCCTGAAGCTGCCCTTGACACCAGCTGAATGGATGAACATCTTTCTGTCTTATAATGTACTCGTATTCCCCACAATTCACTTAATCTTACAATGCAATTCACTTATAATTTAGATGCAGCTTCTATCTCATTGCATATTCAGCATATAGTTGTGAACAAAGTTTACATGAACAGTTTATGTCTTTGAACAAACATGGATATCTTCTGAATGATAATGTCCCTGAATCTTCTGAATAAAGACGAACAGTCCATACATTTTCGCTGTCAAACATAGGAAGGGGCCTGTAGACCTTTGTGGATGTGGAGCTTTTTATGTTGAATAGGAGAAAGAGGGGCCAAGAGGGCCACAGAGAGGTTTTCCAGTAAATGATGTTGCACAGGAATGGACTTCACTTTTACTTTCAGTTCTCCTCCACTTACGGGAATGGGCAGTACAAAATTAGAACACAGTTGAGTAATTTCATAGCAAGATGTTAAGTCTCTCTCATGCTGCCAGCAACCTAAAAAAAATCAGAGGTAGAGGTAGGTACTGGGTTTCAACCAATCTTTTTTTCAAAGGAATAAACTGATGACTACATTACTATGTattactaaaaaaaaatcacattttcaCAATTTCAATTTAACACTGCAAAATGAGAAATAATCCATCATAAAAACCTTTTGAAGACACTGTAGAAACACAGATAGAGACAAATTAATACATTCCACATTTTGCAACATTAACCAATAAACAGAAAAATCTAGTTCCAATGTTGTCCACTAGAGGGCGTGCGTAATCTACAAACATGCACTACTCATATCCATCTTCCCTCTGGGCATTCTGGGCCCTGAAGCTGCCCTTTACATCAACTGAATGGATCTTTCTGTCTTATAATTGACTCATATTCCCTACAATTCACTTAATCTTACAATGCAATTCACTTGTCATTTATATGCAGCTTCTATCTCATTGCATATTCAGCATATAGTTGTAAACAAAGTTTACATGAACTGTCTATGTCTTTGAACGGACATGGATATCTTCTGAATGACAATGTCCCTGAATCTTCTGAATAAAGACGAACCTTCCATACATTTTCACTGTCAAACATAGGAAGGGGCCTGTAGACCTTTGTGGATGTGGATCTTTTTATGTTGAATAGGAGCAAGAGGGGCCAAGAGGGCCACAGAGAGGTTTTCCAGTAAATGATGTTGCACAGGAATGGACTTCACTTTTACTTTCAGTTTTGTTCACTAACAGGAATGGTTTGTACTAAATTAGAACACAGTTGAGTAATTTCCCAGCAAAATGTTAAGTCTCTCTCATGCTGCCAGCAACCTAAAACAAAATCAGAGCTAGAGCTTTTTCAACCAATCTTTTTTTCAAAGGAATAAAGCTGATGGGGCATTTCTGTCTCATGCCCCTGGATCAATGTGTAAGAAAATATATTGTTTTCACAGGTTTGTTGTTAGATTTATACCTCTTTCTTTGCAATGATGTCTGCAACTGTATGTTGCGACCTCTACAATCAACCATATATGCCTCAGCTGAAAGGACACTTTAATTGAATGAGTGCGTGTACTTTACAGTAGATACACACTACTGTAAATCTGTACACCAACTGTCtcttctacatttacattaacatttacatttagcagacacttctaCTAGGGATGCAGCGCTACACGGCATTATGACAAACCATTCAGTACGCCCCCTACAGTTCAATACGCACACATGTGAACCGCATTACTACGAAAGGCCtgtcattttaatttcatttccGAAACTTGCTTATTGTGTTATACACGTTATACATTCAGATCTACAGAACATCTCTAGAGCCTATCAGAACTTCCCTGGAGCCTATCAGAACTTCTCTGGAGCCTATCAGAACTTCCCTGGAGCCTATCAGAACTTCCCTGGAGCCTATCAGAACATCTCTGGAGCCTATCAGAACTTCTCTGGAGCCTATCAGAACTTCCCTGGAGCCTATCAGAACATCTCTAGAGCCTATCAGAACTTCTCTGGAGCCTATCAGAACTTCTCTGGAGCCTATCAGCAATCCGTATGCAAATAGGAGCTGGAGTACTAGCTGGAGATGCTAGCTAGACAGAAAAGAAGAACATTTGAAGAGGCACCATCATCTTTCAAATCCACTGTGTGGGGACATTTTGGATTCAGCGTTAAATACAATGACGAGGGTACGAAGACCGTAAACAAACAAAGTACAGTCTGCCATCATTGTTTTGCCACTGTTGGCTACTCGAGTGGAAACACTTCTGACATGGTGTCTGAGACTGTGTCCTTTACGTCACCATCACACGGCCATATCCATATCCCAGTCGGAGCATGGAGAGTCCTCTCAttagcaaacacacagaaataccttGCTGTTGCCCTCCAACAACAATTTGTGCCAAAGAAGGGCACTtggacagcacagacacaatgGAATGTCTTATTCCAGACCTAGGCCCTGATCTCAAAGTGTCCTCCTTACAGATCAACAATCTTACAAACAAACTAGCAAACAAACCGTACCAAAACATAGCCTCCTTGGCAGAGGTGATGACAAAAGCAGTGAGAGTATTCGTGGCCAAAGATTTGCAGCCGTATGCGGCAGTTATTGACTCAGGATTATGTCACCTGATGGAAGGAAATGAACCACTTCACAATGTCCCCTCCCGCACACATTTTAGCAGCAAAGCTGTATGacacatcacagagagaaattgaaaacCAATTCAAGTCCACTGATAGTTGGATCTCCAGAGCAAGGGAAAGCTACCTCACTGTAGTAGAGGCAGAAACCAGACCCAGTCAGTCATGCTGCCATTTTCTTTGTCTATAGGCAAAATAGTTCATTGTTTAAAGGGTGATGTCATTTCTTTTCTTAAATATAAAGATACTGAAACCATACCGTTACTGTGGCCCAAAAAAATCGTTCTACATCCCGGCCCGTGGGTCCACTGTACCGGTGCAACCCTACTGATGTAGCCTCCAGATGGACTCCTCATAGCACATTCCTCTGTCtgttgtcagtcagtcagctggCAGTCCTGCTCTCTTGGGATTTGAAGCCTGGCTACTTATTCTTCAGTACAAGTACTTGGAATCAGAGGCTGAAGGTTTTTGCCCCAACTTAACATCATTTTAACATACAGGTAAGAAAAGAAGAATAGAGTGGATGACTCATAGTAATTCTTTGTATTCCTTGTTCTTATTTTCCTCCTTGTGCCTTTCTCTTAACGTACTTTGAAATGCTGTACTATGAATGGCCAGTGCTTCACCAATCCCCTTTACAAATGGAAAGCCTACTTTTCAATAAACCATTTTAAGTCAACAATACAATTGGTTGGTATTACAAAAAGGTAATTGTGTAGAAAGTTTTGGGTTTACATTGAATATGTACAATTTTAAATGTGCCACACTTTGTTCACGTTGTGGAGGACGGTATTCAGATGCTATGTTTTCGTCTAAGAATGTAATCTGCAGTAAAAGTAACAAAGCACGTGCTTGAATACATTTGAAAGTGTTCTGTTCATAGGAGTATTCTGAAGCAATCGagccaaacaaaacacacacacaccttggcacTGGACCGCCTGAATAGGCTTCAGCCAATCCCATTCAGAGTTACGAGGGAGTGTCAGGGACATGTCAGTGAGTGTCACAGTAAACAAACCCAAAAAACATGAATTCTGCTTGTGAAGTCGTCTCTCTGGTGGAGCCGTTAGCAACCAATCCTGAGCGTGGGAGAGCAGATCCATATCTCACACAACTTCTGCTCTTTGCCCTTCCTATGTGCTTATTTCACAGTCAGGTCAAAACAGCTGCAGCTACAACGCATCATGTGCACAGTCTTAACCCCCAGCACCAATGTAGATTCATACACAGTCTTAACCCCCAGTACCAATGTAGATTCATACACAGTCTTAACCCCCAGCTGTGTAGATACAGATTCAGACACAGTCTTAACCCACAGCTCTGTAGATACAGATTCATACACAGTCTTAACCCCCAGCTGTGTAGATACAgattcattcatacacagtcttAACCCCCAGCTGTGTAGATACAgattcattcatacacagtcttAACCCCCAGCTGTGTAGATACAGATTCATACACAGTCTTAACCCACAGCACCAATGTAGATTCATACACAGTCTTAACCCCCAGCTGTGTAGATACAGATTCATACACAGTCTTAACCCACAGCTCCAATGTAGATTCATACACAGTCTTAACCCACAGCACCAATGTAGATTCATACACAGTCTTAACCCACTGCTGTGTAGATACAGATTCATACACAGTCTTAACCCACTGCTGTGTAGATACAGATTCATACACAGTCTTAACCCACAGCTGTGTAGATACAGATTCATACAGTCTTAACCCACAGCTGTGTAGAAGTAGATTCATACACATTCCTACACCCTTTTTAGCACTAATCCATGAGGATGCTGTCTTCAACGCAATGATCTGATTTAGTGGCTTTACCGGATGTAACCCTGAATTGATATAGTTATTTGAACTGGAATGGACTTCATACACTTtgactttctcttctcttt
Encoded here:
- the tmed7 gene encoding transmembrane emp24 domain-containing protein 7, giving the protein MMGDSRRIRVLVQVLCVHLLCGWVLTSELTFELPDNAKQCFYEDIVVGTKCTLEFQVVTGGHYDVDCRLEDPDGTVLYKEMKKQYDSFTFTAAKNGTFKFCFSNEFSTFTHKTVYFDFQVGDDPPLFPNENRVTALTQMESACVSIHEALKSVIDYQTHFRLREAQGRSRAEDLNTRVAFWSIGEAIILLVVSISQVVLLRSFFSDRKTTTTRVGS